In Phycisphaerae bacterium, the DNA window AGCGCCGCGATTTCCACCATATTGCCCCGCCCGCAAACCATGAGCGCAGAGCGGATCACGCCGATGGAACGATCCGCGTAACGCGGTCCTTGCTCACCCGATTCGAGCAGCACACAACCGGGCTGCGTTCCACCGTTGGTCAGCCGCGCGAACAGTGTGGCCGCATCCGCGCAGCCGGGAGCCGTCTGCACGGCCAGTTCGACGGCGAAATCTCTTGCCGTTCTCGCAGGCGTCGTGTGTTGGAGCACTTCAAACATCCGCTTGGCCCTCACAAAAAAAGCCCGCCAAATCGGGCGGGCCTTGGTTCGCTGATCCTCACAAACGCGCTCAGCGCGGAGGCGGCCCACCGGGATCCGCGTACCACCACCAACCACACGTAAAGCCCGTCCGGCGCGGAGAACGCGCTGAGCAAGACCGGAGCGACCTTCCGGTCGTCGCCGAGCTACCTGTTGATCCTGATGTTTGTCTTACTGCCGGCCGCATTTTCCGATCTACTCGCCCATCCCTCACATTCGCCTGAAAAAAAAGCCCGCCGATTTCGGCGGGCTCCCAGCACTCTTGTGCGCAAACCTGGTGACTCACCAGGCGGGAAACCCGCCGGCCTCAAACCACCACCAGTAATTGCGCTGCGTCATTGTCATGGCGACGTCTTATAGCAGAATATCCGCGCTCAAGTCAAGCAACTTTCACCAATGCGAACGGACAGCTCTCAAACGTCCGAAAACAAACCGCATATCGAAAAGTGCGTTATTGCAGCGCCGCCACCCAGTCGGCCACGGCGTCGATGCCTTCGTCGCGGATGGTGCTGGCTTTCCAGATGGGACGGTCCTCGCCGACGGAACTGAGGAGCTGAGCGTGCGTGGAATCCGCCCCGGGCAGGTCACACTTGTTGATCACGAAGGCATTGGCGATTTCCACGATGCCGGCCTTGGAGAACTGCACCGAATCACCCGAGTCGGGCATGAGCAGCAGCAGCGTGTGATCCACGAGTTCGCGCACGGAAACGTCGCCCTGCCCCGCGCCGACGGTCTCCACCAGAATGAAATCGAAACCGAATCCGTCCAGGACCTTGAGCACCGCCGGCGCCGCAGGTGACAAACCCCCGGCACCACCACCCGACGACAGGCTGCGAATGAACAGGCCGTAGTCCGGCTCGCCGCTCATCATCCGCAGGCGATCGCCCAGGAGCGCGCCGCCCGTGATCGGGCTGCTGGGATCGATGGCCAGGACGGCCACACGTCTGTCACGCAGGCGTAATCGCTTGGCCAGACGTCCGATGAACGAGCTCTTGCCCACGCCCGGGGCCCCGGTGATACCGATGACGCGGGCGTTCCCCGTGGGCGGGTCCCAACCATCGAGCGCGTCCCCCCGCTGGATCGCGGTGATGATTTTGGCCAAGGCGCGCATATCGCCTTGTTCATAGCCCGTGCGAACGTCGCCGATCCTGGCCGAGGCATGCCCGGCGGCGAGTTCGCGCAGCTTGACGATGATCGAATCGACCGACGAACCCGGGTTGAACACCGCCGCCAGTCCCATTTCCAACAGCTTGGGATGATCGGCTTCGGGCACGATGCCGCCCAACACGACGGGAATGTGCTCGATTCCCATCTCCTTGCGGTAACGGAGCATCTCCGGCATGACCGTCATGTGCGCGGCCGAGAGCAGGCTCACGCCGACCACATCCACGTCTTCCTGCAACGCGGCGTGCATCGTCGCCTCGCAGGTTTGCCAGAGTCCCGTGTAGATGACTTCAATACCCGCGTCCCGGAACGATCGTGCCAGAACCTTGACACCGCGATCGTGCCCGTCGAGCCCGATCTTGGCCAGAAGCACGCGGGGGGGATATTTCGTCTTGCTCATGGTCGGTTCGCGCGTAGCCGTTGCCATCGTTACCATTCCGGTCCGCCGTCGTAGGCCCCGAAGACTCCCTTCATCGTGTCCATCATCTCTCCCACCGTGGCGTCGGCCTTGGCGGCGTCGATCAGCGCGGGCATGACGTTGACGCCCTTCCGTGCGTCCTCACGCAGGCGATCCAGCGCCGCAGCGTGCCGCCCGGCGTCGCGCGTTCGCTTGAGCTCCTTGAGCCCGGCCACCTGGACGTCTTCCGTCTCCTGCGTGATCTGGAGAATGGGAATATCCACCGGGCCCTTCTCGACAAAATCCGTCACGCCCACGACTTTCTGTTCGCCCTGGTCGATACGCCGCTGCTCCGCCTGGGCGGATTCCGTGATGCAGCGCCGGAAGTAGCCGCGATCGACCGCCGCAAGCACCCCGCCCATGGCATCGATCTCGTCGAGAATCGCCCACGCTTCCTCTTCGATCTCGTTCGTCATTTTCTCCACAAAGTAGCTTCCACCCAGGGGATCGACCGCCTGCGTCACATGGGTCTCGTGTGCGAGGATCTGCTGCGTGCGCAGGGCAAGCTTGGCCGCCAGTTCCGACGGCAGCGCCAGCGTTTCGTCCATGCTGTTGGTATGAAGCGACTGCGTCCCGCCCAGCACCGCGGCCAGCGCCTGGTACGCCACGCGGATCAGGTTGTTCATCGGCTGCTGCTCGGTAAGCGTCACGCCCGCCGTCTGGCAGTGCATCCGCAACATCCAGCTCCGCTCCTGCTGCGCGTGGAAACGGTCGCGCATGAGCTTCGACCAGATGCGCCGCGAAGCCCGCAGCTTGGCAATCTCCTCAAAGAAGTCGTTATGCACGTCAAAGAAAAAGCTCAGCCGCTGGGCAAAGGCATCCACGTCGAGCCCCCGCTCGATGGACTTCTTCGTGTAGCAGACGCCGTCGGCCAGCGTGAATGCCAGCTCCTGCGCCGCGGTCGCACCGGCCTCACGAATGTGGTACCCGCTGATGCTCACCGTGTTCCACTGCGGCATGTGGTGCGTGCAATACTCGATGGTGTCAATTACCAGGTTGACGCTGGGCCGGGGCGGGAAAACATACTCGTTCTGAGCGTGAAACTCCTTCAGGATGTCATTCTGCAACGTACCGCGGAGCTTGTCCGGCGAAACACCCTGCTCCTCGGCGACGCAGATGTAGAACGCCAGCAGGATCGCGGCCGGTGCGTTGATCGTCATGCTCGTGCTGACTTCGGCCAGATTGATCCCCACGAACAGCCGCCGCATGTCCGCCAGCGAGGAAATCGCCACCCCGCAGCGCCCCACTTCACCCAGTGACAAAGGATCGTCACTATCCCGCCCCATCAGCGTGGGCAGGTCGAACGCGGTGCTGAGACCCGTCTGCCCGTGGCTGAGCAGATACTTGAAGCGCTGATTCGTGTCGTCGGCCGAGCCGAACCCGGCGAACTGCCGCATGGTCCACAAGCGCCCGCCGTACATCGTCCGGTGGATACCCCGCGTGAACGGAAACGACCCCGGATCCCCCAGCGCCAGCACCGGGTCGAATCCGTTCAGGTCATCCGGCCCCGCGCATGGCGGCTCCTTCGGTGTGCCCGACTTTGCTTTCCGGCCCTCGTACGGTTGTACGCTCATGATTCCGCTCACTCCATCCACTTCGCGGGGCGTTTCTCCACGAACGCCGTCATGCCCTCGCGACTCTCCGGCCCACGGAAACAGTCGGCGAATGCCGTGATATCGTCGTCGCTGCGCAGCGCCCGTTTGGCCAGCGCCACCGCCGCCGGCGATCCCCTCTTGAACGACTTGCAGAACGCCACCACGCGAGGCGGAAGATCTTCCGGGGCGTTGACGACGTCATCCACCAGCCCGAAAGACAGCCCCTCTTCGGCCGACACGGGCAGCGCGCTGAGAAAGAGGCGCTTTGCACGGGCAGGCCCGATCAGCGCCGCCAGTCGCTGAATGCCCTCCCACCCGGGAATCAGTCCAAGCGACGTTTCCGGCAGTCCCAGCTTAGCAGACTTCACCGCGATTCGGAAATCGCAGGCAAGCGACAGCTCCAACCCACCGCCCAGCGCGGCGCCGTTAATGGCCGCCACCGTGATCGACGGCAGCTCCGCCACCTGGTCGAGCACCGCGTGGCCCTTTTCTGCATAGCCCTTGGCTTGATCCGGCGTAAACGCGGACATCACCTTGATGTCCGCCCCGGCGACAAAGACCTTGCCTTCTGCCGCGATCACCGTCCAGCGTACGCCCTTGCTTCCGGCAACTTCCTTCAGCGCCGCGCTGAATCGATCCAGCACATCCGGCGCGAGAATATTCACGCCGCTCGCCGTGTGAAAGGTAACCGTGGCCTGCGGGCCGTCGACATGGAGCCGAACCTGCGTGTCACTCATAATTATAGAACCCCTGCTTGGTCTTGCGTCCCAGCCGACCGGCCATCACGTACTTCCGCAGCAACGGGCACGGCCGATAGCGGTCCTCGCCCAGGTCGCGATGCAGCACTTCCAGAATATCCAGGCACACGTCCAGTCCGATCAGGTCGGCCAGTGCCAGCGGTCCCATCGGATGATTCATGCCCAGCTTCATGATGTCGTCGATGGCCTGCGGCGTGCCCACGCCTTCCTGGAGCGTGAACACGGCCTCGTTGATCATCGGCATCAGCACGCGATTCGAGACAAACCCCGGGCTGTCATTGCACTCCACCGGCGTCTTGCCCACGGCCTTGGCCAGTTCGATGGTCCGCTTGCAGGTCTCGTCGTTGGTCTGCAAGCCGCGCACAACCTCGACAAGCTGCATGAGCGGAACGGGATTGAAAAAGTGCATGCCGATGAACCGCTCCGGCGCCTTGGTCTTGGCCGCCAGTTGCGTGATGCTGATGCTGCTGGTGTTGCTGGCCAGGATGCCGTCGGCCGCGACGTGCTCCTGGGCCTTTTGGAGCAGGTCGATCTTGACGTCGAGCCGCTCCGTCGCTGCCTCGACGATCAGCGCGTGCTTGCCGATCTCGGCGATGCTGCCAAAGGTCTTGATCCGCCCCTTGGCGGCCTTGGCGTCATCCGCGGCCATCTTGCCCTTCTCGACGGCGCGATCCAGCATCTTGCCGATCTGCTTGGTCGCGTCCTCCAGTGCCGCGGGAAACACGTCGAACATCGCCACGTCGTACCCCGCCTGGGCGAAGACCTGGGCGATCCCCCGCCCCATCGTCCCCGCGCCCAGAACGGCCATCGATTTCGCTGCCATGTCACCGACTCCTCATCGCGTAGAGTCCGCCGTACGGACCGTTTTCATCGTACGTCCCGCAATGCGATCCATTCTCATCGTAGGGTCCGCCATGCGGACGATCTTGTAGGGTGCGTCCCCTGGCGCACCTCTTCTGAGCCGCAGCACGTGGGGTCCGCCGTGCGGACCGTTCTCGATCAAGTTCTTCTGCACCCGGGTCGCACACAGTAGTCTGAGATGCTGCCGGCAGATGCCGATAGTCCCGCTCTACTCCAACCCCCGCGCAATCACCACTCTGTGTATCTCGCTCGTACCCTCGTAGATCTCCGTGATCTTCGCGTCACGCAGAAAGCGCTCCACCGGATAATCCTGGCAATACCCATATCCGCCGAATACCTGCACGGCGTGGTTCGCCGATCGCGAACTCATCTCGCTGGCGAAGAGCTTGGCCATCGCCGCCTCCATCGCGTAGTCGCGCTTCTGGTCCTTGAGCCATGCCGCTCGATAAACCAGCGCCCGCGCCGCCTCGACCCCCACGGCGATGTCCGCGATTTTGTTCTGGATCGCCTGGAATTTGCCGATCGGCTGGTTGAACTGCACCCGCGTTTGCGCGTATTTCACCGACTCGTACAGGCACGCCTGGGCGATTCCCAGCGCCTGCGCCGCGATACCGATTCGACCACCGTTGAGCGTGGTCAAAGCCACTTTGAGCCCCCGGCCCTGCTCCCCGAGCAGCGCGTCCTTCGGCAGCACGCAATTCTCAAAGACGAACTCGG includes these proteins:
- a CDS encoding cobalamin-dependent protein (Presence of a B(12) (cobalamin)-binding domain implies dependence on cobalamin itself, in one of its several forms, or in some unusual lineages, dependence on a cobalamin-like analog.), coding for MSKTKYPPRVLLAKIGLDGHDRGVKVLARSFRDAGIEVIYTGLWQTCEATMHAALQEDVDVVGVSLLSAAHMTVMPEMLRYRKEMGIEHIPVVLGGIVPEADHPKLLEMGLAAVFNPGSSVDSIIVKLRELAAGHASARIGDVRTGYEQGDMRALAKIITAIQRGDALDGWDPPTGNARVIGITGAPGVGKSSFIGRLAKRLRLRDRRVAVLAIDPSSPITGGALLGDRLRMMSGEPDYGLFIRSLSSGGGAGGLSPAAPAVLKVLDGFGFDFILVETVGAGQGDVSVRELVDHTLLLLMPDSGDSVQFSKAGIVEIANAFVINKCDLPGADSTHAQLLSSVGEDRPIWKASTIRDEGIDAVADWVAALQ
- a CDS encoding methylmalonyl-CoA mutase, yielding MSVQPYEGRKAKSGTPKEPPCAGPDDLNGFDPVLALGDPGSFPFTRGIHRTMYGGRLWTMRQFAGFGSADDTNQRFKYLLSHGQTGLSTAFDLPTLMGRDSDDPLSLGEVGRCGVAISSLADMRRLFVGINLAEVSTSMTINAPAAILLAFYICVAEEQGVSPDKLRGTLQNDILKEFHAQNEYVFPPRPSVNLVIDTIEYCTHHMPQWNTVSISGYHIREAGATAAQELAFTLADGVCYTKKSIERGLDVDAFAQRLSFFFDVHNDFFEEIAKLRASRRIWSKLMRDRFHAQQERSWMLRMHCQTAGVTLTEQQPMNNLIRVAYQALAAVLGGTQSLHTNSMDETLALPSELAAKLALRTQQILAHETHVTQAVDPLGGSYFVEKMTNEIEEEAWAILDEIDAMGGVLAAVDRGYFRRCITESAQAEQRRIDQGEQKVVGVTDFVEKGPVDIPILQITQETEDVQVAGLKELKRTRDAGRHAAALDRLREDARKGVNVMPALIDAAKADATVGEMMDTMKGVFGAYDGGPEW
- a CDS encoding enoyl-CoA hydratase/isomerase family protein, coding for MSDTQVRLHVDGPQATVTFHTASGVNILAPDVLDRFSAALKEVAGSKGVRWTVIAAEGKVFVAGADIKVMSAFTPDQAKGYAEKGHAVLDQVAELPSITVAAINGAALGGGLELSLACDFRIAVKSAKLGLPETSLGLIPGWEGIQRLAALIGPARAKRLFLSALPVSAEEGLSFGLVDDVVNAPEDLPPRVVAFCKSFKRGSPAAVALAKRALRSDDDITAFADCFRGPESREGMTAFVEKRPAKWME
- a CDS encoding 3-hydroxybutyryl-CoA dehydrogenase translates to MAAKSMAVLGAGTMGRGIAQVFAQAGYDVAMFDVFPAALEDATKQIGKMLDRAVEKGKMAADDAKAAKGRIKTFGSIAEIGKHALIVEAATERLDVKIDLLQKAQEHVAADGILASNTSSISITQLAAKTKAPERFIGMHFFNPVPLMQLVEVVRGLQTNDETCKRTIELAKAVGKTPVECNDSPGFVSNRVLMPMINEAVFTLQEGVGTPQAIDDIMKLGMNHPMGPLALADLIGLDVCLDILEVLHRDLGEDRYRPCPLLRKYVMAGRLGRKTKQGFYNYE